tttcataactttttccttttttttcaaatCCACGAGCATGTTTTGAAACTTGTGAACTTTTCAGAAAATCACGGATAACTTATAAGTGTGTAAACCTTTTGCATGAACTTTTATGAAAGTatcaaacaatttttaaaaaccgTGAGCTTTTTTCGAAgtcatgaacaattttcaaatctGCCAAAAAATGAAATCCATAAAGTTTTTCAAATTCATGTACTTTTTTAAAAATTGGGAACATTttgcaaattcatgaacatttttaagattcatgaatattttttgaaatctggggaacattttataaattcataaaaaatgtatgggtttgggccttgggcccttgctcGTCCAGCCTTGGATCCACGCGATATGTGTGTGAGATGGTTTAAGAGGTCACATTCCAATAATCCATACTAATTTGCTTTGTTAAGATGTCACACTCAGTGAGAGTACCATGCATGTGCCTTCATTATCGTAACTGGAAAGGACTTTGACATCCTGTACGCCGAGTCAATACCGTATGTTCGTGTAAGGTGGAATTCATCTATTGTAATCTGGTCTGAAGTTTCCGCATCTGAACGGATATCATCTGTGTGATGTCGTAGTCGCCTCGGTGTACTGTATTCAACTTCGGTGCATGGAAATCTCTCTAGCGTTAAGCCTCAGGCTCAGAAGCAGAGCCGCTGCCATGAGAGCTTGAGtagcattttttaaatacatggtcaaattatttcttgcacatttttttgtatacatgaCAAAACATTTTTATCTATATAAGTTTAACAATTTTCAAATGcgtgtttaacatttttcaattaTGTATGTAAAGTGATTCTATTATACATATAAGTAGAATATTATGAAATATAagcaaaataaaaaaggaaaatacaAGGAAAGAAAGAATAAAATGCCGAATGCCCGTGGTCCCTGCTGGGCCACCCCATTATGGGCACTGGTTGACACAAGCGCTCGCTTCGTCTCGCGTGAAGTAAGACATATCAGTGGGCAGTTCCTATATGACGCGTAGGTCGCTGCGAAGCGAAGCGACCTGAcacataacccccccccccccccccccccccccccccccccacacacacacacgccccaTTGCAAATACCACGCAAATGCACACCTCAGGGCACGCGATGATGCAATCTGGGTCGGCCCATTAGTGGTTTTTGTCTCTTACTGGTTTTGAGAAGGTTCTAGAATTGTTGATGAACTGATTTTTTCAAACAAAAAAATCTTGGTTCTcaattgttttttattttattattttttatttacgTAAAAAAATCAAATCGACAAACACTTTCTCAAACtcgtgaacttttttgaaactcatgaatagttttaaaatttgtgaaccttttgcGTTAAGTTTTATGATGAAAATCTCAAACAATTTTTAAATTGTTCCAAATTGATGATTTCTTTAAATCTGTGTACTCTTTTCCatttcatgaacaatttttaaatctCCCAACAATTTTTCAAATCCATAAACTGTTTCAAATTCATATACTTTTTAGAAATCAGGAACATTTtgcaaaattgtgaacatttttaatattcctgatttattttgttttttttaaatcaaGGGAGCATTTCATAAATTTTCGTAAAAAAATTGTATGGGTTTGGGCCATGGGCCCTCGCTCGTACCACCTAGGATccacatgatacatgtgtgagATGGTTTAAGAGGTCACACTCCAATACTCCATGCTAAAATTTGTTTTTTTAAGAAAAGGCCATCATAGCTAGCTTTATTAAATTATGGAACACTTACATCATTTGCAAGAAATACAATTAAGCAACTAGGGGGTTCATCACCCCAAACACAAGAAATATTATTATGAAAACTAAAGCTAGCTAGCTCATGGGCCACACCATTGGCATCTCTGGGACAATGTTTGAAATCAGCGGTTCCAATTTGAACTGGCGTATCTACACAATCTGCATATATCGCTGCTGCCGAGTCCCACCATTGTATTTGACCTTTGCAAAAATTTACGACTTCAATTGAATCGGATTATGCCTAGACCTTATTAGTTCCAATATAATTTGCAAGATGTAGTCCAtccctcatggctaaagcttccaTTGTTGCTGCATTTGCTGCATATGGGTAACAGACGCACTTGGCTGCAATGAATGATCCATTCACATCTCTAATGATAGCGGCCGTCACTCCTGTGCCAAAATCAACATAAAAATATGCGTCAACATTTAGCTTCACATAGCCAAGATTCGGTTTGGACCATTTAGGGGGTACTACTTTGGATGTTTTATCGGTTTAGATTTGCATTATTTATGGTTATTACCAAAACTGAAACAGGCCAATGGCCAAACAGGGGCACCCTCTCTGAATGTGTAGTTTGCCTCCTCAACCACCAAAGGTACCAGCAGACTACCGCAACTATTGCTTCAACCTCCACTGATTATGTGCCATGCATCAAGGCAGAAGGAGATCTGAAAATATGTTCAAGGACAGCCGACCCCGAAAGGTCAATAACAAGAGCTTCTTGAATTGGGTTCACAAGCCCTAGTTTTTCCCAAAGATAAACAACCTTGTCACAAGTGAACAGGAGGTGTCTGACATCTTCAACTCCTTGTTTTGCAAATGGGACAATGACCTTCATGGCCAATATGGTGATTGGTTAGGATGCTTTTTAATGGAAGGATTCCGCGAAGAGCCCTCCAACAGAAAATCTGAACTTTCTTGGGAATCTTCAATTCCCACAGCTTCTTCCAAACTGGATTATTAGTAGATGGTCCAGGAGCAGCCATAGATATTGATCTACCTCCAAATTGGTGGTTCCATTCTAAATGGTAGGCCGTGCAGACGGAGAAGATTCCATTTCGTGTTGAATTCCATGCAACGAAATCACCAACACCTATGTTTAGTGGGATTAGCATAATCCTACATGCATCAATGAAACCAAAGGTAGCAGTAACCAACTCCCCATCCCATCCGCCCGTAATGGGGTTAATGAGTTCACTAACCTTTGTTAATAGTTGATGACCTCATCGAGTGATAATCATCCTGCTAGGACTAGATGGGACCCAAGGGTCCGTCCAAATATTAACACTCTCACCGTTTCCAATTCGCCAAATGTAGCCTCGTTTGGATGTTTGGATGCCGGCAACAAAGCTTTGCCACATGAAGGAGGATCCATTCTTTGGTCCTGCTTTGAGATCTCACAACGTGGGTAATATTTTGCTTTCAAAATCTAGGCACAAATAGAATCTGGTATTCGATAAGTCGCCAAACTTTTTTTGCAAGCATCGCTAGGTTGAAACTATGCAGATCACGAAATCCCATCCCACCAATATTTTTTGGAACACATAGCTTCCACCATGCATACAAATGTATTCTTTTATTTTCTTCACCGTCACCCCACCAACATCCTGCAATAAGGACCATAATATACTTGCATAGCCCCTTGGGTAATTTGAAGACTGACATAGCATATACAGTGATAGATTGTGCAACAACTTTCAACAAAATTCCCTTTCCACCAATCGAGAGGTGTTTCTCATTCCTTCCATTAATCTTTTCTCGAATCCGGTCAAGAAAGTGCTTAAAGCAATCACTACGGTCAGCTCCAAATAAGGCAGCAAGACCTAGATAACGATTAGATAAAGCTTCTTTATCTATATGGAGCTCATTACGTAATTAAGTTCTAGCAACATTAATAGTATTGGGACTAAAGAATATACTAGATTTTGCTCTACTCACCAACTGACCTGAGTTTGCACAATATGTATCAAGTACTTGTTGCAAGGAAGCTGCATTTAACAAATCTGCCTTCTTGAGAATTAAAGAATCATTGGCAAAAAGTAGGTGTGACACCGATGGTGCATTTCTGCACACTCTAATTCCATCAATGCCTCCAGCTTCTTCCTCGTGCATCAATGGACTTGACAATCCTTCTGCACACAGTAAAAAGAGGTAAGGGGAGAGAGGGTCCCCTTGCCTAATACATCTCGTAGGTGTAAAACTTTTTGTTTCCTGAGAATTATGTCTGATTGTGTACTTAACAGAGCTCACACAATTCATAACTAAATTGACCCACTGTTCATGGAAACCAAGCTTGATCATCATATTCCTTAAGAACACCATTCAACCATGTCATAGGCCTTATGCATATCCAGTTTCACAACACACAAATCGGTCTGaccttcctttttattttttattttatgcacacATCATAAGCGACAAACACATTATCTGTGATAAGTCTGCCCGGGACAAAAGCACTCTGATATGGTGAAGTAATCTTTGGAAGAATAATTTTCAGAGGGGCAGCAAGTATTTTCTAGATGATCTTATATATTACATTGCATGAGCTAATGGGGCTGTACCGAGTAATGAGTTCAGGAGATTCATTTTTTGGGATCAGGGAGAGTACCATGCTAAAATTTGTTGTTGAGACGTCACACTCAGTGAGAGTAGCATGCATGTGCCTTCGCCCTTCATTATCGTAACTGGAAAAAAACTTTGACATCCTATATGACCGGTCAATACCGTATGCTCGTGTAAGGTGGAATTCTACGCTTACGAGTGACCTAACAAACAAAAAATGCTGGAAAGTGGCCTAACAAATTAATACCCGAAGAGAGTGTGCCGACAACCCACGAGGGAAATTCGGGCTTGACGATCTCGTCCAGTGTACAATATAGAGAATGATTGGAtatgttttagtctcatgactaaaaatAGTGGAATTAAAACTTGCCAGCCTTAttcatgcttggatccaaatattaaagagactaaaatcaagttaataagcatttattatcctccaaaccaccaatttagaactcgcatgtgttaaagaagaggagttaaatgaggagagagaggactaatcaaCATTTTAATAGGAGTACCCCTGACTAAAATATTTTAGTCTCTAAGACTAGTTTTAGCCTTTCTTTAGTCAGAGGTGCTTGGAATTTTAGTCTCTTAAAGAGattatttttagtcagactaaaataatcCCTTGATCCAAGCACCCTCGTAGTCTGAAGGTTCCGCGTCTGAACGGATATGTGATGTCGTGGTCGCCTCGGTGTACTGTCATCAACTTCGATCGGAGCATGGAAATCTCTCGAGCGTTTAAGCCTCAGGTTCAGAAGCAGAGTCGCTGCCATGAGAGCTAACGTGTGATGTTCCCGCGCGTCGCCCGGAGATCCGTCAAAACAAAACAACGACACTTCTCACAGATGTGGAAACTAGCAGCATGCCATTGTTGACTCGCTCCAGACCTTCGCGGACGTAGTACGTGGCATGCAAAGCGGCCACACGCGAGCCAGCGCACGGCCGCTATAAATTCGGACAATGTCTAGCCTGCATGTCATTCGATCCACTGAGCTACTTAGATTTCATTCGATCCATTGAGCTGAGCCAGCCATGACGAACGGGTACCTCTTCCGGGAGTACATCGGCGCGCAGTTCACCGGCGTCCGGTTCTCCGACGTGCCCGTGAACACCGGCGTGAGCTTACACTTCATCCTCGCCTTCGCCATCGACTACCTGGCGAGCCAGCAGTCCAAGCCCACGCCGACCAACGGCGTCTTCAAGCCGTTCTGGGACACGGGCAACCTCACcccggccgccatggccgccaccaAGGCGGCCCACCCTAACCTGAGCATCATGGTCAGCATCGGCGGCGACACCGTCCAGAACACGGGCGTCAACGCCACCTACGCCCCGACCTCCGTCGACTCGTGGGTGGCCAACGCCGTCTCCTCCCTCTCCGCCATGATCAACCAGTACGGGCTGGACGGCGTGGACGTGGACTACGAGCACTTCGGCACCGACGTGGACACCTTCGTGGAGGGCATCGGCCGCCTGCTCACCCAGCTCAAGGCCCGCTTCCCCAACATCCGCACCTCCATCGCGCCCTACGAGCTCCCGGTCAACCAGAAGTACTACCAGGCTCTGTGGAGGAAGTACTCCGGGGTCATCGACTACGTCAACTTCCAGTTCTACGGCTACGGCGCCAACACCGTCGTCCAGTACTACGTGCAGTTCTACGACGAGCAGGCGCGCAACTACCCCGGCTCCGGCGGCACCAAGCTGCTCGCCAGCTTCAAGACCGGCAACGTCACCGGCCTGCTCTCGCCGGATCAAGGCATCAGCGGCGCCAAGGAGCTCCAGCGGCAGGGCAAGCTGCCGGGGATCTTCATCTTTTCGGCGGATAGCTCTAAGATGAGCCCCTACCTGTTCAAGTATGAGACCCAGGCGCAGCAGCTCGTCGCCAACCACTAACTAAGTGGTGGATTCGATCCGCTAATAAGTGAGTAAGACAAGTTTGCTGCATACAGCATACGTACGGGGTCATGTATATCCCGGATATGTACTGGGACTAAATAAATGCCGTGTACGTACTCAAGCTTGAATAAGCGGCACCTACTTTGGTTTGCTCTACATTATGTGTCTTTCGTATGAGTGTGAATTATGGGATCGTCTATGGAAACTTTGTTTTTGTCACTCTAGTTTTTGACCAATTTATTTATgtcactctagaatttgacatttcacttttacCATTCTTAGTTTTGGATAATACATCACAATTGTCATTCCGTAGCAAAAACAATAATTTTAAAGTGGCAATTGTATCAAAACCTAAGAAtgacaaaagtgaaatgaaaagtcATTGCTTTTGCCATGGAATGACATTTGTAATGTATTGTTAAAACTAAAAGTGGCAAAAGTGATATGTCAAAGTATATTTTGGTATAAGCAAAATAGACAAAAGTTAGAGtgacaaaaacaaaattttcccgaCCACCTATACCTCAAGTCTCAGGCCTCATGCGCCTGATTTCTTTTTGCTTGTCTTAGTACAATATTTGGGCCTTGGATAAAAAGATGGACGGTCGGATGATAGTCGTTCTCTGAACCGATCCGACACATGGTCTCCGGCACTCCTTCTGGAACCATCGTGCGACGCAGGCTGGACCGGCTGCTCCTCTCCACCCCATCTCCACCCTGTCGAGGGTGGAATGCAAAGATGCGACGCACAAATTCACCGACACGACAACTATGCACACTAGACAGCCAAGTTCGAACAGCTTCAACCGACAAATAGCTGAATAACACAAATAAAATGCACATGCGACACATCATTTAACGTGAAAAAACCTCCTCAAATTGAGGGGTAAAAAATCACGACTATGGACCGACCAATCTACATAGCTTCATCATAAGAACGATGAGGGCAGAGCCTTTTTTAAACCTTTAGAGAGATTTACAAGACAATTTCCACGTTGCCAACCGACAACTGCAACAACAACCACAAGAGGCAAGATTTCAACAAAGCAGAATTTACACAACTTCTCTCCCCTTCAATATTTTGCAAACTACTCTCAAACCACTAAACCAAACAATACCAAATTTGACGGAGAAGTAGACATACGAGTTCTGAAATGTCCTCAAAATTGTAGCTTAATCAGACATTGTTTGTTTTCCCAAACTTTTTGTCTCCCAAAACAACTCTATTCTAAAACTACAGTGGGAGCTGACAAAATCACTCTCAAATCTAATGCCCCACTGACCCAATCCTCAAACCAGCTAACCAGATCAAACTACTCGAGGTAAGGAATGAGCTCACCAAGCTTAGGATCAATCTAAACATGTTTGAGCCTCCAATCACCAGCTTGAATAGTGTCTAGTCAGAAGCAGTAAATCTGGACAGCACCTCCTGTTCTACTTCTTCTCTCTCACAGTTTGTGTTCTTATGTGTGATGTCTCTCACTCTCACAATGGCAACCACCACTGGCAGGGatggagtggctagggttttcttCTCTACTCCCTTCACTAGAAACCACTCACAACCGTTGGATGCAAATCAGATCAACGATCCATATGTGTTGGACTTTATTGGGCTCATGTTGGGTTGCCAACACACCTCCATATGGAGGGAGTTAGCCCAACAAACTCCCCATCCTAACATCATAGAGGGTCTCACTGCCTTTCAGCAGCCATGCCAGCGAGTCGGCGGCATACGTTGAGCTTCTTCCTTGTCACCACACCTTGGTGAACATATCAGCCCCATTGTCCTAGGTGTGAACCTTCTCAAGTTGCATTTGCTTGGAATATTACACATTTTCAATGCTTATAccttgaataaatgtttgcattaTTACTCAACTGGATGGCTATTTGGTTGTCACAAAACATCACACGCTTGTCTTGTTTAAAACCAAGCTCACAAGCCAACAATTTCAGCCACAATAGCTCTTTGCTCGCCTTTGTTACTACAATAAATTCAACTTCAGATGTACTCAATGCCACACACTTTTGCAGCCTGCTTTGTCATGGCACCACTTCCCCTGCATATAGATAACCAGGTAACATGAAATAAACTTCCTTCTGCCAACATCTCCGGCCATATCAGAATCTAAAAAGACAATTAGCTTGGGTTCACCATCACCGAAGCAAAGCTTCATATTAGAGCTGCCCCGGAGATATCTCAAAATCCACTTCACAGCTTCCCAATGAGCTATTCCTGGATTAGACATAAGTCTACTCACAGTACTAACCGCATGAGCATATCATGCTTTGTACATAAGATAGCATATATCAAACTCTGAACCGCTGAAGCATAAGGAATAATATATATTTCCGTTTTCTTCTCATCAGTGGTAGGACACTGCTTGGTGCTCAACTTTAAATGGGCTGCTAGTGGACAATTCAGAACTTTAGTATTGTCCATCCTAAACCATTGAAATGCCTTCTCAATATACTTCTCTCGAGACAAGTACAACTTGTTGGAATTTTTTCTCTCTCTCCCAATTCTCATCCCGAGAATGTTCTCTGCTAGACCTAGGTCTTTCATGGCGAAGCATTTGCTCAACTCCTTCTTCAACTTAGCAATCCTAGAGACATTCATGCCAACAATTAGGATATCATCAACACATAGCAACAATATGATAAAATCATGACCCAAGAACTATTTGAATAAACACACAATGGTCTGATCTACACTTCTTGTAACCTTGCTCCCCCATGACAGTTTCAAACTTCATGTGCCAATGtcttggtgcttgtttcaggccataaaGACTTCTCTTCAACTTGCACACATAGTCTTCTTTGCTTTTCATAAGAAACCCCTCAGGTTGCTCCATATATATTTCTTCCTCCAATTCACCATGAAGGAATGACGTCTTCACATTGATTTGCTCAACCTCTAAGATGAGACTTGCTGCCATGCCAAGGATTGCTCTAATGGATGTCATCTTCATAGCCAGAGAAAAGATCTCATCATAATTAATGCCTTTTCTCTGACTAAATCCTTTTACAACTAACCTGGCCTTGTATCTTGGATATGATGCGTGCTATTCTTACTTGATTCTGTAGACCCACTtgttttcaaaattttcttgcccTTGAACAACTTCACCAACTCATAAGTATGATTCTTATGCAAGGAGTCCATCTCTTCTTGCATAGACTTTTTCTACTCCGTGTGCTCATCTTCCATTGCATCTGCAAAGCACCAAGGTTCTGAACCGTTAGATAATAACACCATGTATTGATTTGTGGGATACCTGCTGCAAGGAATTCGACCCCTATTGGATCTTCTCAGTGGAGCAGTTGGTGGCTTGTTAGGCACTGGTGCTTCCTACCGATCAGGATCATCAACTTTAACATCATACTCATGCTGCTTTTGGGAAGCATCTTCTTCACCTGCACCAACATGTACATCATCTGGTACATCTTCTACATCTACTTCAACTTGCATTGGAGTTGGAGCTGTAGGAACTGGGTCAAAATCAATCATGTCTTGCTATTGCTAAGGAGGAACCTGCCCCTTTGTCTTCACAATATTCCCAATTGTTTGGTCTTGTACAAACACAACATCATGGCTTCTCACAACTTTTCTTGCTATAGGGTCAAACATCTTGTAGTCAAACTCATCACTTCGTCTGCCTAGCTCATAGTCAGCGGATCCGATTCTCTTCTCTCACCTCGTCTGCCTAGCTCAGCGAATTCAGGGCCGAGCTAACACAGAGTCAATCCCCGCTCAATGGACCACATCGAGATATGGACCTTGCTGCTCGCAACATGCGATGGTGCGACCCCTCTCCGGCGATGCGAGACCCTCGATCTTGCAACTGTGTTGGCATATTTTTTCTTTTGTATGAGAGTGATGGATGCCTGGGTTAGCCTCCAAACAAGAAGGACATTGCTATGAAAGAGCTGCAAGAGAGAAAGCAGTTGCAGGTGGATGGTGTTCTAGAATGCTTGGATTGCACAGATTCTGCCCGGGGATGTTAAGATGTTCCCATTGCAACTCACTGATGAAGGCTGGGCTTCTATTCTGATGGGCTTCTCGATGACGTTGGAACTTAGCGGCAGCTGGTAGACCCTTTTTCGCAAAATAGAAAAGGTAGGccttttttagaaatggaggaggacccccggcctctgcatctgaacgatgcatgcagccactttattaattattcacacaaaaccttacaaagtcatacaacagtaagactaaagtcatcgtctaggcaacatctgtcgctactcatatccagttgatgtagggatgctgatagtctgggcctaataccaaacatatttcgtagccaaacctaacatctaagacctgaggtacCAACCAGAACGCCTGTCAGGTATGGGGCACCCACTAGTCCGACGCATTCCTCAATCAGGACACCTGccaggtatgaggccgccgcagccacctgccaccaatccatcttcaatgttgtactgctgcatctaccttgcccggtctagctgctgtcgacgccaccacgacgccagacaacgccaccatcctg
The sequence above is drawn from the Triticum aestivum cultivar Chinese Spring chromosome 7A, IWGSC CS RefSeq v2.1, whole genome shotgun sequence genome and encodes:
- the LOC123148127 gene encoding chitinase 1, whose amino-acid sequence is MTNGYLFREYIGAQFTGVRFSDVPVNTGVSLHFILAFAIDYLASQQSKPTPTNGVFKPFWDTGNLTPAAMAATKAAHPNLSIMVSIGGDTVQNTGVNATYAPTSVDSWVANAVSSLSAMINQYGLDGVDVDYEHFGTDVDTFVEGIGRLLTQLKARFPNIRTSIAPYELPVNQKYYQALWRKYSGVIDYVNFQFYGYGANTVVQYYVQFYDEQARNYPGSGGTKLLASFKTGNVTGLLSPDQGISGAKELQRQGKLPGIFIFSADSSKMSPYLFKYETQAQQLVANH